One window of the Candidatus Jettenia sp. genome contains the following:
- a CDS encoding SAM-dependent chlorinase/fluorinase, which produces MHRSGVISLLTDFGNQDAYVGIMKGVIAGINPGVHIIDICHNILPHDICNGAYLLSTSYKYFPKGTIHVAVIDPGVGGARGIVCVETQDYLFLAPNNGLLSFIARKERLKNIIHITNSKYFLPSPGHTFHGRDIFAPVAAHLSRGIKTRQLGTKMNQLECLDIPEPHFKKPGQLEGQIISIDRFGNLITNITRTHVESLALGQRDREVIIGKKKVFGLSKTYADVSDGKPLILIGSAGFLEISVNQGNAQKYFNVDRGSKISIRLMKHAQSR; this is translated from the coding sequence ATGCATCGATCAGGAGTAATTAGTTTACTTACGGACTTTGGCAATCAAGATGCATACGTGGGCATCATGAAAGGGGTAATAGCAGGGATTAATCCTGGCGTACATATTATTGATATCTGCCACAATATTCTTCCACACGATATATGTAACGGCGCCTATCTCCTCTCTACATCTTATAAATATTTTCCCAAAGGGACTATTCACGTAGCAGTTATTGACCCCGGTGTAGGAGGCGCCAGAGGTATTGTCTGTGTTGAAACGCAGGATTATCTGTTCCTTGCTCCCAATAACGGTCTCCTGAGTTTCATTGCCCGGAAAGAAAGGTTGAAAAATATCATTCATATAACCAATAGCAAATATTTTCTGCCATCGCCGGGTCATACCTTCCACGGACGGGATATCTTTGCGCCTGTTGCTGCACATTTATCACGGGGAATAAAAACCCGGCAATTAGGCACTAAGATGAATCAACTGGAGTGCCTTGATATACCTGAGCCGCACTTTAAAAAACCGGGACAACTGGAAGGTCAAATTATTTCTATTGACCGATTTGGAAATCTTATTACCAATATTACAAGAACGCATGTGGAAAGTTTAGCATTAGGTCAGAGAGATAGGGAAGTAATCATCGGGAAGAAGAAAGTTTTCGGACTGAGCAAGACCTATGCGGATGTAAGTGACGGGAAACCGCTTATTCTTATTGGAAGTGCAGGCTTTCTGGAGATCTCGGTAAACCAGGGAAATGCCCAAAAATATTTTAACGTAGACAGGGGCAGTAAAATAAGTATCCGTCTGATGAAGCATGCGCAGAGCCGGTAA
- a CDS encoding M48 family metalloprotease, which yields MKMYKKLFCISIIPLVVFFSQANYSKADDAWQLDGNSAEMSDDEEIEQGKRVDEYIRHHFYLCNDAELIQAVNNIAHKLIVLSDRKTLPFTCTIIQSRSINAFSAPGGYIYVTYGLLAFAKSEDEVAGVIGHEIAHASLRHVSRLYHEVMENSHGSESDLDITLLLNNHLEEFEHEADSTGVFYAYKAGFNPNGLPDFLERHLDLMMSDRIFSLLNFSFSVKVNSRINLLRKYIPTLEKE from the coding sequence ATGAAAATGTATAAAAAGCTATTTTGTATTAGTATCATACCACTGGTTGTCTTTTTTTCTCAGGCAAACTACAGTAAGGCTGATGACGCCTGGCAGCTAGATGGTAACTCAGCAGAAATGAGCGATGACGAAGAGATCGAACAGGGTAAGAGAGTGGATGAATATATAAGGCATCACTTTTACCTGTGTAATGATGCAGAGCTTATTCAGGCAGTTAACAATATTGCGCACAAGCTCATCGTCCTTTCTGACCGGAAGACACTTCCCTTTACCTGTACTATTATCCAATCCCGTTCAATCAATGCCTTTTCTGCCCCTGGCGGGTATATATACGTAACCTATGGTTTATTAGCATTTGCAAAAAGCGAAGATGAGGTTGCGGGGGTTATTGGTCATGAGATTGCTCATGCATCTCTTAGGCATGTTTCAAGATTGTATCACGAGGTTATGGAAAACTCTCATGGCAGCGAATCAGATCTTGATATAACCTTGCTCTTGAACAACCACCTTGAGGAATTTGAGCATGAGGCAGATTCTACCGGTGTTTTCTATGCGTATAAAGCAGGATTCAACCCGAACGGATTGCCAGATTTTTTGGAAAGACATCTGGATCTCATGATGAGTGACAGGATATTTAGTCTCTTGAATTTTAGTTTTTCTGTTAAGGTTAATTCGAGGATTAACCTTTTGAGAAAGTATATACCTACTTTAGAAAAGGAGTAA
- a CDS encoding rubrerythrin family protein: protein MKQMTEQNLINAFGGESQAHMRYLHFADQADKENFPNTARLFRAISHAEFVHAGDHYRELVHLEGGFVANSMATFGPGDTKKNIRLAIMGENFEITEMYPTYIEVAKFQGEKGAERSFRWAYGTEKMHKALFEKTKEDIDRNSDVALGPIQVCSVCGYTREGEAPDKCPLCEAKKEEFIAFR, encoded by the coding sequence ATGAAACAGATGACTGAGCAAAATCTGATAAACGCCTTTGGCGGTGAAAGTCAGGCCCATATGCGTTATCTGCATTTTGCCGACCAGGCTGATAAAGAAAACTTTCCCAATACCGCTCGTTTATTTCGGGCTATCTCTCATGCGGAATTTGTCCATGCTGGCGACCATTACCGTGAACTCGTTCACTTAGAAGGCGGATTTGTGGCGAATAGTATGGCGACCTTTGGACCTGGAGATACAAAGAAGAATATACGATTAGCTATCATGGGAGAAAATTTTGAGATTACCGAGATGTACCCTACGTATATTGAAGTGGCAAAATTCCAGGGAGAAAAAGGTGCAGAGAGGAGTTTTCGATGGGCTTACGGTACGGAAAAGATGCATAAAGCGCTCTTCGAAAAGACGAAAGAGGATATCGATAGAAACAGTGATGTCGCATTAGGGCCTATTCAAGTCTGTAGTGTCTGTGGATATACACGTGAAGGAGAAGCCCCGGATAAATGCCCTTTGTGTGAAGCAAAAAAAGAAGAATTTATTGCCTTTCGGTAA
- a CDS encoding rubrerythrin family protein — MKQKKKNLLPFGNAKDFMRKMIEQQLMNVFGSESHASAQYLHFSNQADKEGFPNTAHVFQAIAYSKKVQASNHYAELRHLEGGFVVNSRVTFGFGDTRKNVKLAMAEEEFVITDVYPVYIEIAKFQGEKGAEKSFTWAYLVKRIHKKLLARVKEVIDSNTDIEFGPIQVCKVCGYTRKGDTPNKCPVCKASKEYFIAFP, encoded by the coding sequence GTGAAGCAAAAAAAGAAGAATTTATTGCCTTTCGGTAATGCCAAAGATTTTATGAGAAAAATGATTGAGCAGCAGTTAATGAATGTCTTTGGTAGTGAAAGTCACGCCTCTGCACAATATCTGCATTTTTCTAACCAGGCTGATAAAGAAGGTTTTCCTAATACGGCTCATGTATTCCAGGCTATCGCTTATTCAAAAAAGGTTCAGGCTAGCAACCACTATGCTGAGCTCAGACACCTGGAAGGGGGGTTTGTGGTGAACAGCAGGGTAACATTCGGATTTGGCGATACAAGGAAGAATGTAAAATTAGCTATGGCAGAAGAGGAGTTTGTAATCACCGATGTATATCCTGTCTATATTGAGATCGCTAAGTTTCAAGGAGAAAAAGGAGCGGAGAAAAGTTTTACATGGGCTTATCTCGTTAAAAGAATACATAAAAAGCTTTTGGCGAGGGTAAAAGAAGTTATCGATAGTAATACTGATATAGAATTTGGTCCAATTCAGGTTTGTAAGGTATGCGGATATACACGGAAAGGAGATACGCCGAATAAATGCCCCGTATGCAAAGCATCGAAAGAGTATTTCATCGCTTTTCCATGA